Proteins co-encoded in one Planctomycetota bacterium genomic window:
- a CDS encoding zinc-binding dehydrogenase — protein MRIREVRLTGPRRMKIAERNLEIGPGYAIVEIAACGYCMTDVHVYLGHDPDRTLPVVLGHEASGIVVETNPPDERIRPGMRVTGGFEYCFATHAAAPTDRLIPVPDDVPMEHALGEPIACVVNVARAANPEPGDDVVLIGCGAMGLMTLTCLARSAAASITAVDIRADRLALARELGATRTINAKETDAWRTIMNQTRGKGAEVVIEFSGSPAGFDLAANVVRYTRAKLLVPASHMKPATYDLWPLALNGTQVIFAHPAWSLDFDEDMRRGLQMLRHGLFAMDRILTHRFTLEEAAKGMEMAVTGTDGYIKGLLVPNA, from the coding sequence ATGAGGATTCGTGAAGTGCGGCTGACGGGGCCGAGGCGGATGAAAATCGCCGAGCGCAATCTGGAGATTGGGCCGGGCTACGCGATCGTCGAAATCGCCGCCTGCGGATACTGCATGACCGACGTCCACGTGTACCTGGGTCACGACCCCGACCGGACGTTGCCGGTGGTCCTGGGGCACGAGGCATCGGGCATCGTCGTCGAGACGAACCCGCCGGACGAGCGGATCCGGCCGGGGATGCGCGTGACGGGCGGATTCGAATACTGTTTCGCCACCCACGCGGCCGCGCCGACCGACCGGCTGATTCCCGTGCCGGACGACGTGCCGATGGAGCACGCGCTCGGCGAGCCGATCGCCTGCGTCGTCAACGTCGCGCGGGCGGCCAACCCGGAGCCGGGCGACGACGTCGTCCTCATCGGGTGCGGCGCGATGGGCCTGATGACGCTGACGTGTCTGGCCCGGAGCGCGGCGGCGAGCATCACGGCGGTGGACATCCGGGCGGACCGGCTCGCCCTGGCGCGCGAACTCGGCGCGACGCGAACGATCAACGCCAAAGAGACGGACGCGTGGCGGACCATCATGAACCAGACGCGCGGCAAGGGGGCCGAGGTCGTCATCGAGTTCTCCGGCAGCCCGGCGGGGTTCGACCTGGCGGCCAACGTGGTCCGCTACACGCGCGCCAAATTGCTCGTCCCCGCGAGCCACATGAAGCCCGCCACCTACGACCTCTGGCCGCTCGCCCTCAATGGGACGCAGGTAATCTTCGCCCATCCGGCCTGGTCGCTGGACTTCGACGAGGACATGCGGCGGGGTCTCCAGATGCTCCGGCATGGCCTGTTTGCGATGGACCGTATCCTGACGCACCGGTTCACGCTCGAGGAGGCGGCCAAGGGGATGGAGATGGCCGTCACGGGGACCGACGGGTACATCAAGGGCCTCCTTGTGCCAAACGCCTGA
- a CDS encoding cytochrome c biogenesis protein ResB produces MRRMRAIGLWVTLAAVGALAALSVVGTFRGAEGARALFTSEPLAVFWILLAAFLVACFFFGTGLLRSPGLVAMHVGSILILVGAMWGSDKGHSVAEKLLGRKKIPHGYMMIPEGTATDEVADDATGELVGRLPFRVGLKDFRIEYYPAKGPWELWFGMPVPPGHAPQMGWVPIAWKEGEEVSVGRTALRVRVIRYLPGARPVRGEAGEIAGAAPDSRSRTPAMEVEVAVRDREFRGWILVPEGEDRASLSLAPIMPEDLSKEAAPNLWLVQPRGMPKDYFSDLAVLEGGAVVAEKTIEVNDPLGWGGYHFYQYDYDHERGEYTVLSVRSDSGLYAVYAGFVLLVAGAFVRFWVERAWTGLRRRRSDGVQADAR; encoded by the coding sequence ATGAGGCGGATGCGTGCGATCGGGCTATGGGTCACGCTGGCGGCCGTCGGCGCCCTCGCGGCGCTGTCGGTCGTCGGGACGTTTCGGGGGGCCGAAGGCGCCCGCGCGCTGTTCACATCGGAACCGCTCGCCGTCTTCTGGATCCTGCTGGCGGCGTTTCTGGTCGCCTGTTTCTTTTTCGGGACGGGCCTCCTCCGGTCGCCGGGCTTGGTGGCGATGCACGTCGGCAGCATCCTCATTCTCGTCGGGGCGATGTGGGGTTCTGACAAGGGCCACTCCGTGGCAGAGAAACTCCTCGGCCGGAAGAAAATTCCGCATGGTTACATGATGATCCCCGAGGGCACCGCGACCGACGAGGTGGCCGATGACGCGACGGGCGAGTTGGTCGGGCGACTCCCGTTCCGGGTCGGCCTGAAGGATTTCCGGATCGAGTACTACCCGGCCAAGGGGCCGTGGGAATTGTGGTTCGGGATGCCGGTGCCGCCGGGCCACGCGCCCCAGATGGGTTGGGTGCCGATTGCGTGGAAGGAAGGCGAGGAGGTTTCCGTCGGCCGGACGGCGCTTCGCGTCCGTGTGATCCGGTACTTGCCCGGCGCCCGGCCGGTCCGCGGCGAGGCAGGGGAGATTGCAGGCGCGGCGCCGGATTCGCGGAGTCGGACGCCCGCCATGGAGGTTGAGGTCGCCGTTCGCGACCGGGAGTTCCGCGGTTGGATTCTCGTGCCGGAAGGAGAGGATCGGGCGAGTCTGTCGCTCGCGCCGATTATGCCGGAAGATCTGTCGAAGGAGGCCGCGCCGAATCTCTGGCTCGTCCAGCCCCGGGGCATGCCGAAGGATTACTTCAGCGACCTGGCGGTTCTGGAGGGCGGGGCGGTGGTGGCCGAGAAGACGATTGAGGTGAACGATCCGCTCGGCTGGGGCGGGTACCATTTCTACCAGTACGATTACGATCACGAGCGGGGAGAATACACGGTCCTTTCGGTCCGCTCGGATTCGGGGCTCTACGCGGTCTATGCGGGATTCGTGCTGCTCGTCGCGGGGGCGTTCGTGCGGTTCTGGGTCGAGCGCGCCTGGACGGGCCTGAGGCGACGGAGGAGCGATGGAGTTCAGGCCGACGCCCGTTAA
- the cobA gene encoding uroporphyrinogen-III C-methyltransferase, with product MNPGRVYLVGAGPGDPGLVTLRGLECLRAADAVVYDHLVSERLLDEAPDGAERIYVGKQAGQRTLSQDEINTLLVERARAGRSVVRLKGGDPFVFGRGGEEALALADAGIPFEVVPGVTAGVAAAAYAGIPVTHRGLASAVAFVTGHETDDKGESGLDWNSLALWKGTLVFYMGVANLASICENLMAHGLAANTHAAVVRWGTTPRQRVVAGTVQTLAERAREADLAPPAVIVIGEVVLLRDRLAWFEQRPLFGRRIVVTRARSQASALAGRLEALGAMVVESPAIRIEPPADPAPLRRAIENRDAFDWILFTSANGVEAFFGALADAGLDARALARQRIAAMGSATAERLAAFGVRANLVPATFTTEGLVESLAAQANLKGARILCPRADIAPKELVERLAACGANVTELTAYRTVANNEGAETIAAMLARDEVDWLSFTSSSTVKNFFSAIRVGAVRASRARSASIGPSTSAALRAVGIEPAAEADPHTIDGLVAAIVAAEEAERR from the coding sequence GTGAACCCCGGACGCGTCTATCTGGTGGGGGCCGGGCCCGGGGACCCGGGCCTCGTGACCCTGCGCGGCCTCGAATGCCTCCGCGCAGCCGACGCCGTCGTGTACGACCACCTCGTCTCCGAGCGGCTCCTGGACGAGGCGCCCGACGGCGCGGAGCGCATCTACGTCGGCAAGCAGGCCGGCCAACGCACGCTTTCGCAGGACGAGATCAACACCCTCCTCGTCGAGCGGGCCCGCGCGGGACGCTCCGTCGTCCGCCTCAAAGGGGGGGACCCGTTCGTGTTCGGGCGCGGCGGCGAAGAGGCCCTCGCCCTCGCCGACGCCGGCATCCCATTCGAGGTCGTCCCGGGCGTGACGGCCGGCGTCGCCGCAGCCGCCTACGCCGGCATCCCCGTCACGCACCGGGGCCTGGCGAGCGCCGTCGCGTTCGTCACGGGCCACGAAACGGACGACAAGGGCGAATCGGGCCTCGACTGGAATTCGCTCGCCCTCTGGAAAGGGACGCTCGTCTTCTACATGGGCGTCGCGAATCTCGCTTCCATTTGCGAGAACCTGATGGCGCACGGCCTGGCGGCGAACACGCACGCCGCCGTCGTCCGCTGGGGCACGACGCCCCGGCAGCGCGTCGTCGCCGGCACGGTCCAGACGCTCGCGGAGCGGGCGCGCGAGGCCGACCTCGCGCCGCCCGCCGTCATCGTCATCGGCGAAGTCGTTCTCTTGCGGGACCGCCTCGCGTGGTTCGAGCAGCGTCCGCTCTTCGGCCGGCGGATCGTCGTCACGCGCGCCCGGAGCCAGGCATCGGCCCTCGCGGGGCGCTTGGAGGCGCTCGGCGCGATGGTCGTCGAATCGCCCGCCATCCGGATCGAGCCGCCCGCCGACCCGGCCCCTTTGCGCCGCGCGATTGAAAACCGCGATGCGTTCGACTGGATCCTCTTCACGAGCGCGAACGGCGTCGAGGCGTTCTTCGGCGCCCTGGCCGACGCGGGGCTCGACGCCCGCGCGCTCGCGCGCCAGCGCATCGCCGCCATGGGCTCGGCGACGGCCGAGCGCCTCGCCGCGTTCGGCGTCCGCGCGAACCTCGTGCCGGCCACGTTCACGACCGAAGGGCTGGTCGAATCGCTCGCGGCACAGGCCAATCTCAAGGGCGCCCGCATCCTCTGCCCGCGTGCGGACATCGCCCCGAAGGAACTCGTGGAGCGCCTTGCGGCCTGCGGCGCGAACGTGACAGAGTTGACGGCCTACCGCACGGTGGCGAATAATGAGGGCGCGGAGACGATCGCCGCAATGCTCGCCCGCGACGAGGTCGACTGGCTCTCGTTCACCAGTTCGTCCACCGTGAAGAACTTCTTCTCGGCGATCCGGGTCGGTGCGGTCCGCGCGTCGCGCGCCCGGTCGGCCAGCATCGGGCCGAGCACCAGCGCGGCCCTCCGCGCCGTGGGCATCGAACCGGCAGCCGAGGCCGACCCGCACACGATCGACGGCCTGGTGGCTGCCATCGTCGCCGCCGAAGAAGCGGAACGCCGATGA
- a CDS encoding AsnC family transcriptional regulator — MDSEDQRILSLLQTEFPVAARPFDVLAERLGMEPEDFLARIRRLAEAGVIRRVGPVFDSRRLGYTSTLAASRVPAERLAEVAERVSRLPGVTHNYERRGDYNLWFTLTAQSEREIAETLDALRRETGIVFYSLPALAAYKIRAVFGADEATSGVLPRKESPSPELDDKQRQLVRTLGDGIAIEAEPFASVAKRVGRTVEEVLSQIRAWMEEGVIRRFGAVVAHRRVGYRANGMAVFNLPADRVDEAGRALAERPEITHCYRRPPIPDFPYTLYAMIHGQSEEAVRALADRLAQEIGAANHALLFSTTEFKKSPMRYFEPEDRP, encoded by the coding sequence ATGGACAGCGAAGACCAGCGGATTCTTTCGCTCCTTCAGACGGAGTTTCCGGTCGCGGCACGGCCGTTCGACGTGCTGGCCGAGAGACTCGGTATGGAGCCGGAGGACTTTCTTGCGCGCATCCGGCGTCTGGCGGAGGCCGGCGTCATCCGGCGCGTCGGCCCGGTCTTCGACTCGCGGCGACTGGGCTACACCTCGACGCTGGCGGCATCGCGCGTGCCGGCCGAACGATTGGCGGAAGTCGCGGAGCGCGTCAGCCGGCTTCCCGGCGTGACGCACAACTACGAGCGCCGGGGCGACTACAACCTCTGGTTCACCCTGACGGCGCAATCGGAAAGGGAAATCGCGGAGACGCTGGACGCCCTGCGCCGGGAGACGGGCATCGTGTTTTACAGCCTGCCCGCGCTGGCTGCGTACAAGATCCGCGCCGTGTTCGGTGCAGACGAGGCGACGTCCGGAGTTCTGCCGCGAAAGGAATCACCCTCCCCAGAACTTGACGACAAGCAGAGGCAACTTGTGCGGACGCTCGGGGATGGCATCGCGATTGAGGCGGAGCCTTTCGCCTCCGTAGCGAAGCGCGTCGGCCGAACGGTCGAAGAGGTCCTTTCACAAATCCGCGCGTGGATGGAAGAAGGGGTTATTCGCCGGTTTGGAGCGGTCGTCGCCCATCGCCGCGTCGGATACCGAGCGAACGGCATGGCGGTTTTCAACCTGCCGGCGGACCGCGTGGATGAGGCCGGCCGCGCCTTGGCGGAGCGGCCCGAGATCACCCACTGCTACCGCCGCCCGCCGATTCCCGATTTCCCGTACACGCTCTACGCGATGATCCATGGCCAAAGCGAGGAAGCCGTCCGCGCTCTCGCGGACCGGCTGGCGCAGGAAATCGGCGCCGCCAATCATGCCCTCCTCTTCTCCACGACCGAGTTCAAGAAGTCGCCCATGCGCTATTTTGAGCCGGAGGACCGGCCATGA
- the hemA gene encoding glutamyl-tRNA reductase: MPTRKLSVIGLNHQTAPVAVREAFALGPDLSRRLLKRIHGEDAFEEVLVLDTCNRTEVYFVTADASNPLAYLVDHIGRLKGTAPSADPALFYRHDGLAAVEHLFRVAASLDSQIVGEHQILGQVKAAYRLAVEAHSVRFLLNKLLHWAFRVGKRVQTETDLGRGSAGIAQAAVELARRHLGRLEGKTILLVGAGRNAELAARILLRAGAGRLVVANRTVERARRLAEGLMRLPKGKEIPADETADNAACPALLRQATPEAAASEDVGGAGEPLRPEAVGLEEIPRLIGSMDLVLASTASPGIVLDYETLAEPIAASGRPLVILDIALPRDADPRLGHLPNVRLFNLDDLERLVEENLDRRRAEIPRAETIVAEEVRAFDKWVGSLQVAPTIRLLQKRLEQIQQDLVRQYGSRFSDAEQPQLEQFTQSLCGRLLHDPLTFLRGLSEEAPLSETLATVEIIRRMFDLDALEQDE, encoded by the coding sequence ATGCCAACGCGGAAACTTTCGGTCATCGGGCTGAACCACCAGACCGCCCCCGTGGCGGTGCGGGAAGCGTTCGCCCTCGGACCGGACCTGTCGCGGCGGCTCCTGAAGCGAATCCACGGCGAAGACGCCTTCGAAGAGGTCCTCGTCCTCGACACCTGCAACCGGACGGAGGTCTATTTCGTCACCGCGGATGCGAGCAACCCCCTCGCCTACCTCGTCGACCACATCGGCCGACTCAAGGGAACCGCCCCTTCCGCCGACCCGGCGCTTTTCTACCGCCATGACGGCCTCGCGGCCGTGGAGCACCTGTTCCGCGTGGCTGCATCGCTCGACTCGCAGATCGTCGGCGAGCACCAGATCCTCGGCCAAGTCAAGGCGGCCTACCGCCTGGCGGTCGAGGCCCACTCGGTCCGGTTCCTCCTCAACAAACTTCTGCACTGGGCGTTCCGCGTCGGCAAGCGCGTCCAGACGGAGACCGACCTTGGCCGGGGCTCCGCCGGCATCGCCCAGGCCGCCGTGGAACTCGCGCGGCGGCACCTCGGACGCCTGGAGGGAAAAACCATTCTCCTCGTCGGCGCCGGCCGAAACGCCGAACTCGCCGCACGCATTCTCCTCCGCGCGGGCGCCGGCCGGCTCGTCGTCGCCAACCGCACGGTCGAGCGCGCCCGCCGGTTGGCCGAGGGCCTGATGCGCCTGCCCAAGGGCAAGGAAATACCCGCGGACGAGACAGCCGACAACGCCGCCTGCCCTGCGCTCCTGCGCCAAGCAACTCCGGAAGCCGCCGCCTCAGAAGACGTCGGCGGCGCCGGGGAACCCTTGCGACCCGAGGCCGTCGGACTGGAAGAGATCCCGCGCCTCATCGGCAGCATGGATCTCGTGCTGGCATCCACCGCGTCGCCCGGGATTGTTCTGGACTACGAGACGTTGGCGGAACCGATCGCGGCGTCCGGCCGGCCGCTCGTCATCCTCGACATCGCCCTGCCGCGCGACGCGGATCCGCGCCTCGGCCACCTGCCGAACGTCCGGCTCTTCAACCTGGACGACCTGGAGCGCCTGGTCGAGGAAAACCTGGATCGCCGGCGCGCCGAAATCCCGCGGGCCGAGACGATCGTCGCCGAAGAGGTCCGCGCCTTCGACAAATGGGTCGGATCGCTTCAGGTCGCTCCGACCATCCGCCTCCTCCAGAAACGCCTCGAGCAGATTCAGCAGGACTTGGTCCGGCAATACGGCAGCCGGTTCAGCGATGCCGAGCAGCCGCAACTCGAACAATTCACGCAATCGCTCTGCGGGCGCCTCCTGCACGACCCGCTCACCTTCCTGCGCGGCCTGTCGGAAGAAGCGCCCTTGAGCGAAACCCTGGCCACCGTCGAGATCATTCGCCGAATGTTCGACCTCGACGCCCTGGAGCAAGACGAGTGA
- a CDS encoding sugar phosphate isomerase/epimerase, which produces MNRTLFAAAAAVLGGALVTAARLAATAEIKESAAPAQAKEAAAMPNPFYAMDTYTKDLDLVKELGYAGLSWTLGDPKASQAAAGQAKERGLKIFAIYCGVTLDKDKLQFDPRLKDTLAALKGHDTLIWLHISSKDYPKSSADGDATAVEGLREIADLAAAQGLRVAIYPHVGNWTERVQDAVRVARKVDRKNFGVTFNLCHCLAVGDEDKISTLLEEAAPHLFMVSINGADSKAPGGGWGRLIQTLDQGTFDMVPLLKKLQAVNYRGPIGLQGYGVKGDAKDNLARSMAAWRQLSARAMQ; this is translated from the coding sequence ATGAACCGGACACTGTTTGCAGCAGCGGCCGCCGTCCTGGGCGGCGCACTGGTGACGGCCGCGCGGTTGGCCGCGACGGCCGAGATAAAGGAGTCCGCCGCGCCGGCGCAAGCGAAGGAGGCCGCCGCCATGCCCAATCCCTTCTACGCCATGGACACCTACACCAAGGACCTGGACCTGGTGAAGGAACTCGGCTACGCGGGCCTGAGTTGGACGCTGGGCGACCCCAAGGCCTCTCAGGCGGCGGCCGGGCAGGCCAAGGAGCGGGGCCTCAAGATCTTCGCCATCTATTGCGGCGTGACGCTCGACAAGGACAAACTCCAGTTCGACCCGCGTCTCAAGGACACCCTGGCCGCCCTCAAGGGCCACGACACGCTCATCTGGCTGCACATCAGCAGCAAGGACTACCCGAAATCGTCGGCCGACGGCGACGCGACGGCCGTGGAGGGCCTCCGGGAGATCGCCGACCTGGCCGCCGCCCAGGGCCTCCGCGTGGCCATCTATCCGCACGTGGGCAACTGGACCGAGCGGGTGCAGGACGCCGTGCGCGTGGCCAGGAAGGTGGACCGCAAGAACTTCGGCGTCACCTTCAACCTGTGCCACTGCCTGGCCGTGGGCGACGAGGACAAGATTTCCACGCTCCTGGAAGAGGCCGCCCCGCACCTGTTCATGGTCAGCATCAACGGGGCCGACTCGAAGGCCCCCGGCGGCGGATGGGGCCGCCTGATTCAGACGCTGGACCAGGGCACGTTCGACATGGTGCCGCTGCTTAAGAAATTGCAGGCGGTCAATTACCGGGGGCCCATCGGCCTCCAAGGCTACGGCGTCAAGGGCGACGCCAAGGACAACCTGGCCCGCTCGATGGCCGCCTGGCGGCAACTCTCGGCCCGGGCGATGCAGTAG
- a CDS encoding protein-L-isoaspartate(D-aspartate) O-methyltransferase yields the protein MDPAAGWLDAMVRTQLASRDIRDPRVLEAMRRVDRAAFVPADQKVHAYEDRPLPIGAGQTISQPYMVAIMTQSLDLRGTERVLEIGTGSGYQTAILALLAAEVYTIEVHAMLIAQARSTLERLGHRNVRYRAGNGRAGWPEEAPFDRILCAAAAEEVPQVWLEQLGDPGVLVTPVGAFGGQILARLEKRGGQVDRIEFCPCRFVPLVGGADEP from the coding sequence ATGGACCCGGCTGCGGGATGGCTCGACGCAATGGTGCGGACCCAACTGGCGAGCCGCGACATCCGCGACCCGCGCGTCCTGGAGGCGATGCGGCGAGTGGACCGGGCGGCCTTCGTGCCGGCCGACCAGAAAGTTCACGCCTACGAGGACCGGCCGCTGCCCATCGGCGCGGGCCAGACCATCAGCCAGCCCTACATGGTCGCCATCATGACCCAGAGCCTCGACCTCCGCGGGACGGAGCGGGTCCTGGAGATCGGGACGGGCTCGGGATACCAGACGGCGATCCTCGCGCTCCTGGCGGCCGAGGTCTATACCATCGAGGTCCACGCGATGCTGATCGCGCAGGCGCGCAGCACGCTGGAGCGGCTCGGCCACAGGAACGTCCGTTACCGCGCCGGCAACGGCCGGGCGGGCTGGCCCGAGGAAGCGCCGTTCGACCGCATTCTCTGTGCCGCGGCGGCGGAGGAAGTCCCGCAAGTCTGGCTCGAACAACTGGGCGACCCGGGCGTCCTGGTGACGCCGGTGGGCGCGTTCGGGGGGCAGATTCTCGCGCGGCTCGAGAAGCGCGGCGGGCAGGTGGACCGGATCGAGTTTTGTCCGTGCCGATTCGTCCCTCTCGTCGGCGGAGCGGACGAACCGTAG
- a CDS encoding radical SAM protein: MIGISRLYCGARERSDALRYGEGAARSTSRMPRPIVVWNCTRACNLRCVHCYTASTGPAGKKELSTDAGLAMLEDLARFGVPVVLFSGGEQLMRQDLFTLIRRAAELGIRPVLSTNGTRIDRRVAERLREAGTRYVGVSLDGLRETNDAFRTVEGAFDQALAGICHCREAGIKVGLRFSMTRRNAAEIGDVFDLVRDEGLPRVCFYHLVYAGRGNLLRREDLDHEATRRAVDLIIDRTAGLYAVGHRAEVLTVDNHADGPYLYLRMAREKHPGAEETLRLLRQNGGNASGSRIASIGWDGEVYPDQFWRHKSLGNIAERTFGEIWSDGTDPLLAALRHRRAHLKGRCARCRFLDLCGGNFRARAEAVTGDPWAPDPACYLTDDEIGLTGEVGEE; this comes from the coding sequence ATGATCGGAATCTCAAGACTCTATTGCGGTGCCCGCGAACGCTCGGACGCCCTGCGCTACGGTGAGGGCGCCGCGCGCTCGACCAGCCGCATGCCCCGGCCCATTGTCGTCTGGAACTGCACGCGCGCGTGCAACCTGCGGTGCGTGCACTGCTACACGGCCTCCACCGGCCCCGCGGGCAAGAAGGAACTTTCGACCGACGCCGGGCTGGCAATGCTCGAGGACCTGGCCCGCTTCGGCGTCCCGGTGGTGCTCTTCTCGGGCGGCGAGCAGCTCATGCGACAGGACCTCTTTACGCTCATTCGCCGCGCAGCGGAACTCGGCATCCGGCCGGTCCTCTCGACGAACGGCACGCGCATCGACCGCCGCGTGGCCGAGCGGTTGCGGGAGGCGGGCACGCGGTACGTCGGCGTGTCGCTCGACGGCCTGCGCGAGACGAACGACGCGTTCCGCACCGTCGAGGGGGCGTTCGACCAGGCGCTGGCGGGCATCTGTCACTGCCGCGAAGCGGGGATCAAAGTGGGCCTGCGGTTCTCGATGACGCGCCGCAACGCCGCCGAGATCGGCGACGTCTTCGACCTCGTCCGCGACGAGGGCCTGCCGCGCGTCTGCTTCTACCATCTCGTCTACGCCGGCCGGGGAAATCTCCTGAGGCGCGAGGACCTCGACCACGAGGCGACGCGCCGGGCCGTGGACCTCATCATCGACCGGACGGCCGGTCTTTACGCGGTCGGCCACCGCGCGGAGGTTCTCACGGTGGACAACCACGCCGACGGACCGTACCTATACCTGAGGATGGCCCGCGAGAAGCACCCCGGGGCCGAGGAGACGCTCCGGCTGCTGCGGCAGAACGGCGGCAACGCGAGCGGATCGCGCATCGCCTCCATCGGATGGGACGGCGAGGTTTATCCCGACCAGTTCTGGCGTCACAAGTCGCTGGGAAACATTGCGGAACGGACGTTCGGCGAAATCTGGTCGGACGGCACGGACCCGCTTCTGGCCGCCCTGCGCCACCGCCGGGCGCATCTGAAGGGCCGATGCGCGCGGTGCCGGTTCCTCGACCTCTGCGGCGGGAACTTCCGGGCCCGGGCCGAGGCCGTCACCGGCGACCCCTGGGCGCCTGACCCGGCATGTTATCTGACGGACGACGAGATCGGCCTTACAGGCGAGGTCGGCGAGGAGTAA
- a CDS encoding radical SAM protein, with the protein MDGTGPSSGRPRFTPRLIAWELTRACRMACRHCRAAARPVADADDLTTDEGYRLLENIASFCQPILILTGGEPLLRGDVFDLAKRGRALGLPVVLATCGMGLDDETAQRLMDAGIRHISISLDGATAKSHDAIRGVPGAFDAALRGIEAAKRAGLSFQVNTTVARYNVAELPAIRDLAICLGAIVFNPFFLVPTGRGREIADEELSAEEYEATLRWLAEQRGKSATQIRVTCAPQYQRILRERRRAGEPEPQGQGCMGGKSFAFVAHNGKVQICGFLDVECGDLRREGFDFHKIWETSEVFRKVRDVGSYRESCGECEYGPVCGGCRARAYAMTGDYLSEEPFCLYRPKRTSAKE; encoded by the coding sequence GTGGATGGCACCGGACCTTCAAGCGGCCGCCCGAGGTTCACACCTCGTCTGATCGCGTGGGAACTGACGCGCGCGTGCCGGATGGCCTGTCGCCATTGCCGCGCCGCCGCCCGCCCGGTAGCCGACGCCGACGACCTCACGACGGACGAAGGTTACCGGCTGCTCGAGAACATCGCGTCGTTCTGCCAGCCGATCCTGATCCTGACGGGCGGGGAACCGCTCCTTCGCGGCGACGTGTTCGACTTGGCGAAGCGCGGCCGGGCGCTCGGCCTGCCGGTCGTCCTGGCGACATGCGGCATGGGCCTGGACGACGAAACGGCGCAGCGTCTCATGGACGCCGGCATCCGCCACATCTCCATCTCGCTGGACGGCGCGACGGCCAAATCGCACGACGCCATCCGCGGCGTTCCGGGCGCGTTCGACGCCGCGCTGCGGGGCATCGAGGCGGCCAAGCGGGCAGGCCTGTCGTTCCAGGTCAACACGACCGTCGCGCGGTACAACGTCGCGGAACTGCCGGCCATCCGCGACCTGGCCATTTGCCTGGGCGCGATCGTGTTCAACCCGTTCTTCCTGGTGCCGACCGGCCGGGGCCGCGAGATCGCCGACGAGGAACTCTCGGCCGAAGAGTACGAGGCAACGCTTCGGTGGCTCGCGGAGCAGCGCGGCAAGTCGGCAACGCAGATCCGCGTGACGTGCGCCCCGCAGTACCAGCGGATCCTTCGCGAGCGGCGCCGGGCGGGCGAGCCCGAGCCGCAGGGACAAGGGTGCATGGGCGGCAAGTCGTTCGCCTTCGTCGCACACAACGGCAAGGTCCAGATCTGCGGATTCCTGGACGTCGAGTGCGGGGACCTGAGGCGTGAAGGCTTCGACTTTCACAAGATATGGGAGACGTCCGAGGTCTTCCGGAAGGTGCGCGACGTGGGATCCTATCGGGAAAGTTGCGGCGAGTGCGAGTACGGCCCCGTATGCGGCGGATGCCGGGCCCGCGCTTACGCTATGACCGGCGATTACCTGTCGGAAGAACCGTTCTGCCTTTACCGGCCGAAACGCACCTCCGCGAAGGAGTGA
- the ccsA gene encoding cytochrome c biogenesis protein CcsA → MEFRPTPVNWMVLVAMGAYVASALVLVAGALAGRGRAGGRAPRVLWAPGWALYAAGFAVSLAAWLVRWQEVQHAPLQNLYEVFLTMGALMLPISLFCRRALRVGAEWADAVLAAVVLFPVAMVFNPDPQHLPAALQSPLFVPHVATYLAAYVVLGKAAVQAFGRLVRGPAERVGKTLVGGSASLERATYTMVCFGFPLLTLGLVLGAWWGKLAWGDYWNWDPKELWSFVSWLVFLAYLHFRAVRGPRSPVAGSLLVLAGTACILITLLWANLSRLFAGLHSYAT, encoded by the coding sequence ATGGAGTTCAGGCCGACGCCCGTTAACTGGATGGTCCTCGTGGCGATGGGCGCCTACGTGGCGTCCGCGCTCGTGCTCGTCGCGGGCGCGCTCGCCGGGCGGGGGCGCGCCGGAGGCAGAGCCCCGCGCGTGCTTTGGGCTCCGGGATGGGCGCTCTATGCGGCGGGGTTCGCCGTCTCGCTGGCCGCCTGGCTCGTCCGGTGGCAGGAAGTTCAGCACGCGCCGCTCCAGAACCTTTACGAAGTGTTCCTGACGATGGGCGCGCTGATGCTGCCGATCTCGCTCTTCTGCCGCCGGGCGCTTCGCGTCGGGGCGGAGTGGGCGGATGCCGTTCTCGCGGCCGTGGTGCTCTTTCCGGTGGCGATGGTGTTCAACCCCGATCCCCAGCACCTGCCGGCCGCGCTCCAGAGTCCCCTGTTCGTCCCGCACGTTGCGACGTACCTGGCGGCCTACGTTGTTCTCGGCAAGGCGGCGGTCCAGGCGTTCGGGCGCCTGGTTCGTGGCCCGGCGGAGCGTGTCGGGAAGACTTTGGTCGGCGGCTCGGCCTCCCTCGAGCGGGCGACGTACACGATGGTGTGCTTTGGTTTCCCGCTGCTGACGCTCGGCCTGGTGCTGGGTGCCTGGTGGGGCAAACTCGCCTGGGGCGACTACTGGAACTGGGACCCGAAAGAACTCTGGTCCTTCGTCTCGTGGCTCGTGTTTCTGGCGTACCTGCACTTCCGGGCGGTTCGCGGCCCCCGGTCGCCCGTGGCGGGGTCGCTCCTGGTCCTGGCGGGCACGGCGTGCATCCTCATCACGCTCTTGTGGGCGAATCTCTCGCGCCTCTTCGCCGGCCTCCATTCCTACGCCACATAA